From a region of the Nonlabens dokdonensis DSW-6 genome:
- a CDS encoding DUF4199 domain-containing protein, whose amino-acid sequence MKTTHTIKYSLLMGIGLIVYFLIINSFGLAAQSYLSFFNAIIVGVGIFFVIRDVYRNQSQFKYMDGFVAGVTSGFIATLIFTVFMAIYLFEINPELAQELKTQITTAGNGIEFALILFIFLSGFATSIVTPLVILPLYKRSWNTSEVRNKQKPLIQR is encoded by the coding sequence ATGAAAACTACACATACCATAAAATATTCTTTACTAATGGGAATAGGATTAATTGTTTATTTCCTAATTATCAACTCCTTTGGACTTGCTGCACAAAGCTATTTAAGCTTTTTCAATGCGATAATCGTAGGTGTAGGAATATTTTTTGTGATTAGAGATGTTTACAGAAATCAATCCCAATTTAAATATATGGATGGATTTGTTGCTGGGGTAACTTCAGGATTTATTGCTACCTTAATTTTCACCGTTTTTATGGCGATTTATCTGTTTGAAATTAATCCAGAATTAGCACAAGAACTAAAAACGCAAATTACTACCGCTGGAAACGGAATTGAGTTTGCTTTAATTTTATTTATTTTCCTTTCAGGGTTTGCGACATCAATTGTGACACCGTTAGTGATTTTACCTTTATATAAAAGATCATGGAACACTAGTGAGGTGAGAAATAAACAAAAACCTCTCATCCAGAGATAG
- a CDS encoding M16 family metallopeptidase has translation MKKQLIFLMALFLTGVTAIAQIDRSVMPESGPTPEIKLGKPYTFELKNGLQVLVVTDKKLPTINMNLDLNNPPIYEGNIAGVQSLTGALIGKGSTETPKEEFNEKVDFLGANIFVGVGGGFAGGLSKYKEDIFALFAEAAFKPNFTQKELDFERSQAIEGLKTGENSAAAIAGKVRGALVYGKDHPAGEFATEESYNAITLDDVKKFYSDYFKPSNGYLVITGDIEKKEAKKLVKEYFGDWKEGMAPKPNLPSLADVSETQINLIDVPNAVQTELAVMSLSPLKMSDEDYHAVLVANYVFGGSFGSYLNMNLREENGYTYGARSNIGTGRNYMGTFQATAKVRNEVTDSAVVETFKELARIRNEYVEDEMLATAKAKYLGNFIMQSEDKAVVARRAITIEKNDLDKDFYKDFIANIDKVTKEDVKRVANKYLNPDQLRIVLVGKAGDILEPLEKMKINGKTVPIKFYDKDANETERPSTIEIPAGLTAQTVFDNYIKAIGGKEAVSNLNSTSYFAVYTAPQGELIMDVKRAKGDKMNMTMKMGGNVLSKQLYSNGKASVSGMAGSQVLEGEDAAMVMEEAMYFPELYSPEKATLAGAEMMGENQVYVIKWSDDKKTFYDVNTGLLVAQESASKDMRGQKTSTLMKYSDYKETSGVMFPMTIGINMMGRDLGFTVQKVEVNSTTDADFQ, from the coding sequence ATGAAAAAACAACTCATATTTTTAATGGCACTGTTCCTAACTGGAGTAACTGCTATTGCACAAATTGATCGATCGGTAATGCCTGAGTCTGGTCCTACACCAGAAATTAAATTAGGAAAACCATATACCTTTGAATTAAAGAATGGTCTTCAAGTTCTTGTAGTAACAGATAAAAAGTTACCTACAATTAACATGAACCTTGATTTAAATAACCCACCTATTTACGAAGGTAATATTGCAGGAGTACAGTCTTTAACTGGAGCATTAATCGGCAAAGGATCTACTGAAACTCCAAAGGAAGAGTTCAACGAGAAAGTAGATTTCTTAGGAGCTAACATCTTCGTAGGAGTAGGCGGTGGATTTGCTGGCGGACTTTCTAAATATAAAGAAGATATTTTTGCCTTGTTTGCTGAAGCTGCTTTTAAACCTAACTTCACACAAAAGGAGTTGGATTTTGAAAGATCTCAAGCTATTGAAGGATTAAAAACTGGTGAAAACAGTGCAGCTGCAATTGCTGGAAAAGTAAGAGGAGCTTTAGTTTACGGAAAAGATCACCCAGCTGGTGAATTTGCAACAGAAGAGTCGTATAATGCAATTACACTTGATGATGTTAAGAAATTCTATTCAGACTATTTCAAGCCGTCTAACGGTTACTTGGTAATCACTGGAGACATTGAGAAAAAAGAAGCAAAGAAATTAGTAAAGGAATATTTCGGAGATTGGAAAGAAGGAATGGCTCCTAAGCCTAACCTGCCTTCTCTTGCAGATGTAAGCGAGACTCAAATCAATCTTATTGATGTCCCTAATGCAGTACAAACAGAGCTAGCAGTAATGAGCCTTTCACCATTAAAAATGAGTGACGAAGACTATCACGCGGTTCTTGTTGCAAACTATGTATTTGGAGGCTCTTTTGGTTCTTATTTAAACATGAACCTACGTGAAGAGAATGGCTATACTTATGGTGCTCGTTCTAATATAGGAACAGGAAGAAACTACATGGGAACATTCCAAGCTACAGCTAAAGTACGTAACGAAGTAACTGATAGCGCTGTGGTTGAGACTTTTAAAGAATTGGCCCGAATCAGAAACGAATATGTGGAAGACGAAATGCTTGCTACTGCAAAGGCAAAATACTTAGGTAACTTTATCATGCAATCTGAAGATAAAGCTGTTGTTGCAAGACGAGCAATCACCATAGAAAAGAATGATCTTGACAAAGACTTCTACAAAGACTTTATTGCAAACATTGATAAAGTAACTAAAGAAGATGTGAAGCGAGTAGCAAATAAATACTTGAATCCAGACCAATTGCGTATCGTTTTAGTAGGGAAAGCTGGAGACATCTTAGAACCTTTAGAAAAAATGAAGATCAACGGTAAGACCGTACCGATTAAGTTTTATGATAAAGATGCTAATGAAACAGAGCGCCCTTCTACCATTGAAATTCCTGCAGGATTAACTGCTCAGACGGTTTTTGATAATTACATTAAAGCTATAGGAGGAAAAGAAGCAGTAAGCAACCTTAACTCTACTTCTTATTTTGCTGTTTATACAGCACCGCAAGGAGAGCTTATTATGGATGTTAAACGTGCAAAAGGCGATAAAATGAATATGACTATGAAAATGGGTGGAAACGTATTGTCAAAGCAGTTATACTCAAATGGTAAAGCAAGTGTTAGCGGTATGGCTGGTAGTCAAGTCTTAGAAGGAGAAGACGCTGCTATGGTAATGGAAGAAGCAATGTATTTTCCAGAGCTTTATTCACCAGAAAAAGCAACCCTTGCAGGTGCTGAGATGATGGGTGAAAACCAAGTGTACGTTATCAAGTGGTCAGACGATAAGAAAACCTTCTATGACGTTAACACTGGATTGTTAGTTGCTCAAGAATCTGCCTCTAAAGATATGAGAGGACAGAAAACAAGCACCTTAATGAAGTATAGTGATTATAAAGAAACTAGCGGAGTAATGTTTCCTATGACTATAGGCATTAACATGATGGGTAGAGATCTAGGGTTTACAGTTCAGAAAGTAGAAGTAAATTCTACAACAGACGCAGATTTTCAATAA
- a CDS encoding insulinase family protein, with translation MKKIVLSLMVAFATATGFSQEVEYTEYDLDNGLHVILHQENGAPVVTTAVMYQVGAKDEEPGRTGFAHFFEHLLFEGTENIERGKWFDIVSANGGSNNANTTQDRTYYYETFPSNNLEMGLWMESERMLHPKIEQVGVDTQNEVVKEEKRQRIDNAPYGAIIYRTGIDKHLFKKHPYGQSVIGSMEDLNAAKLDEFQAFNDKYYNPNNATLVVAGDIDIKETKKMIEDYFGPIPNKAPRNERKVIKEDPITETRYATEYDANIQIPVKIFSYITPKSIDRDAYVIDYISAVLTGGASSRMQVRMVDEEQIALQVLAFGQSNQDYGTYTMGALAKGDVALSKLAEVMDEEIVKLQTELISEREYQKLQNNFEAQYVSSNSRVEGIAASLARYNMLMGDTSLINKELDIYRSITREDIKRVANQYLKPNQRLELDYLAGTAPTEEEMKDAMEEVKVVDNKLQINKIYFDNDKAVITESASKELDRIANMMIKNVSMEILAETYTDTRGSDAYNKTLSQKRADAVRSYIIAKGIDANRIKAVGRGEDNPVVDCESKECSDEEYEQSRRTEFTITKK, from the coding sequence ATGAAAAAAATTGTATTAAGCCTTATGGTTGCGTTTGCAACTGCTACTGGCTTTTCTCAAGAGGTAGAATATACCGAGTATGATTTAGATAATGGTTTACATGTTATTTTACATCAAGAGAACGGCGCACCAGTTGTTACAACAGCTGTAATGTACCAAGTAGGTGCAAAAGATGAAGAACCTGGAAGAACAGGATTTGCTCACTTTTTTGAACACCTGTTATTTGAAGGTACTGAAAATATTGAGCGCGGTAAGTGGTTTGATATCGTAAGTGCAAACGGTGGAAGCAATAATGCAAACACGACTCAAGACCGTACTTATTATTATGAAACTTTTCCTTCTAACAATCTAGAAATGGGATTATGGATGGAAAGTGAGCGCATGTTACACCCTAAAATTGAACAAGTAGGCGTAGACACTCAAAATGAAGTGGTAAAAGAAGAAAAGCGCCAGCGTATTGACAACGCACCTTATGGAGCTATTATCTATAGAACGGGAATTGATAAACACCTTTTTAAGAAACACCCATACGGTCAAAGTGTTATAGGATCCATGGAAGACTTAAATGCTGCAAAGCTAGATGAGTTTCAAGCGTTTAATGATAAATATTACAATCCTAACAATGCTACTCTAGTGGTAGCTGGAGACATTGATATTAAGGAAACTAAAAAAATGATCGAAGATTATTTTGGCCCTATTCCTAATAAAGCTCCTAGAAACGAGCGCAAAGTAATCAAAGAAGACCCTATTACTGAAACAAGATATGCAACGGAATACGATGCAAATATTCAGATTCCTGTAAAGATATTTTCTTATATAACACCTAAATCTATAGATCGTGATGCTTATGTAATTGATTACATTTCTGCAGTACTTACTGGTGGAGCTAGTTCAAGAATGCAAGTTAGAATGGTTGATGAAGAGCAAATTGCATTACAGGTGCTAGCCTTTGGACAATCTAATCAAGATTATGGAACATACACCATGGGAGCTCTTGCAAAAGGAGATGTAGCATTAAGCAAGCTTGCTGAAGTTATGGATGAAGAAATCGTAAAACTTCAAACAGAATTGATCTCAGAAAGAGAATATCAAAAACTACAAAACAATTTTGAAGCACAATACGTAAGCTCTAACTCAAGAGTAGAAGGAATCGCAGCTTCATTAGCACGTTACAACATGTTAATGGGAGACACGAGCTTGATCAACAAAGAACTTGATATTTACAGAAGTATTACTCGTGAAGATATCAAGCGAGTTGCAAATCAATACTTGAAGCCTAATCAAAGATTAGAGTTAGATTATCTAGCTGGTACTGCTCCTACTGAAGAAGAAATGAAAGATGCAATGGAAGAAGTAAAAGTCGTTGACAATAAATTACAGATCAACAAAATTTACTTTGACAATGATAAAGCTGTGATTACTGAAAGTGCAAGTAAAGAATTAGACCGTATCGCAAATATGATGATCAAGAATGTTTCTATGGAAATTCTTGCTGAAACTTATACAGATACGAGAGGAAGCGACGCTTACAACAAGACCTTATCTCAAAAACGTGCTGACGCTGTAAGAAGTTACATTATTGCAAAAGGAATTGATGCTAACAGAATTAAAGCTGTAGGTCGTGGAGAAGACAATCCAGTTGTAGATTGTGAAAGTAAAGAATGCTCTGATGAAGAATACGAGCAGTCTAGAAGAACTGAATTTACCATCACCAAAAAATAA